The Arctopsyche grandis isolate Sample6627 chromosome 10, ASM5162203v2, whole genome shotgun sequence genome window below encodes:
- the LOC143918272 gene encoding carbohydrate sulfotransferase 11: MLTRMRWRASGVSVWSLYLWTVWMMWMRVYASTIPVTNGAGDERMHLSGGAQLTESVNLARGEAVAAACESSGPLMPLQNHQLQHLLLDHKHKLLYCYVPKIACTNWKRIFMILSDKWNGTDVLAIPASLAHSAGMFPNLGDYSPEDREGILENYTKLIFVRHPFERVLSAYRNKLEDESPSAAYFQQRVGRTIIQHLRPHASNISIEKGNDVTFEEFVEYLTLPLTDSTDVPYAVNEHWESIVQLCHPCFVNYTIIGKYETLLDDSILALNTINASHIPFPRDIRTSGTADKLRQYYGSLPLDLIRRLYEVYKADFKLFNYNLQDILGFDLG, encoded by the exons ATGTTGACTCGAATGCGATGGAGGGCGAGTGGAGTCTCAGTGTGGAGTCTCTATCTCTGGACGGTGTGGATGATGTGGATGAGGGTGTATGCCTCGACGATTCCGGTGACGAACGGGGCTGGTGACGAACGAATGCATCTAAGCGGTGGAGCGCAACTGACGGAGTCCGTGAACCTCGCGAGAGGCGAAGCGGTGGCTGCAGCCTGCGAATCTTCAGGTCCCCTAATGCCACTACAAAATCATCAGCTGCAGCATTTGTTGCTCGACCACAAGCACAAATTGCTCTACTGCTACGTGCCCAAG ATTGCTTGTACCAATTGGAAACGTATATTCATGATTTTATCTGACAAGTGGAATGGCACCGATGTACTCGCTATTCCAGCCTCTTTGGCCCACTCTGCCGGAATGTTTCCCAATCTCGGCGATTACTCTCCAGAAGACAGAGAAGGAATTCTTGAAAATTATACCAAGTTGATTTTTGTTCGACATCCTTTCGAAAGGGTTCTATCTGCATATAGAAATAAGTTAGAAGATGAATCCCCTAGCGCGGCCTATTTTCAA CAAAGAGTCGGTCGGACTATAATACAACATCTCCGTCCACATGcttcgaatatatctatagaaaaggGTAACGATGTGACGTTTGAAGAGTTTGTAGAATATTTAACTCTCCCTTTGACTGATTCAACCGATGTTCCGTATGCAGTCAACGAGCATTGGGAGTCGATTGTGCAATTGTGTCATCCTTGCTTTGTCAATTATACAATTATTG GTAAATATGAGACGCTGTTGGACGATTCAATCTTGGCCTTGAATACTATTAACGCTTCTCATATACCGTTTCCACGAGATATAAGGACGTCAGGAACTGCTGATAAACTTAGACAATATTATGGTTCGTTACCTTTAGATTTAATCAGAAGACTTTACGAGGTTTACAAAGCGGATTTTAAACTATTTAACTATaatttgcaagatatattaggcTTTGATTTAGGATGA